The following proteins are encoded in a genomic region of Variovorax paradoxus:
- the azu gene encoding azurin produces MLRRHLAATAVLALASLAASSAFAADCSVEIEGNDAMQFNKPAIEVSKSCKEFTVRLKHTGKLPKQAMGHNWVLAKTSDVPAVAADGVSAGLPQNYVKAGDARVVAHTKVVGGGESDSVSFPVAKLGAADSYTFFCSFPGHSSIMKGTLKLVK; encoded by the coding sequence ATGCTTCGCCGCCATCTCGCTGCCACCGCCGTTCTGGCGCTCGCCTCTCTCGCCGCTTCCTCCGCCTTCGCTGCCGACTGCAGCGTGGAGATCGAAGGCAACGACGCCATGCAGTTCAACAAGCCCGCCATCGAGGTGAGCAAGAGCTGCAAGGAATTCACCGTCAGGCTCAAGCACACCGGCAAGCTGCCGAAGCAGGCCATGGGCCACAACTGGGTGCTTGCCAAGACGTCCGACGTGCCGGCGGTCGCCGCCGACGGCGTTTCTGCCGGCCTGCCGCAAAATTATGTGAAGGCCGGCGATGCGCGTGTCGTGGCGCACACCAAGGTCGTCGGCGGCGGCGAAAGCGACAGCGTGAGCTTTCCGGTCGCCAAGCTGGGCGCGGCCGACAGCTACACCTTCTTCTGCTCCTTCCCCGGCCATTCATCGATCATGAAGGGCACGCTCAAACTCGTGAAGTAA
- a CDS encoding GMP reductase, whose protein sequence is MQIFDYDNILLLPRKCRVESRSECDASVTLGARSFRLPVVPANMKTVVDEPICLWLAQNGYFYVMHRFDLDNVKFVKEMQGEGVFASISLGVKKPDYDTVDQMVAEGLVPEYITIDIAHGHADSVKNMIGYLKQKLPGSFVIAGNVGTPEAVIDLENWGADATKVGIGPGKVCITKLKTGFGTGGWQLSALKWCARVATKPIIADGGIRDHGDIAKSVRFGASMVMIGSLFAGHEESPGKTVEVDGVLFKEYYGSASDFNKGEYKHVEGKRILEPIKGKLAETLVEMEQDVQSSISYAGGRALMDIRKVNYVTLGGDNAGEHLLM, encoded by the coding sequence ATGCAAATTTTCGATTACGACAACATCCTGCTTCTGCCGCGCAAATGCCGCGTGGAAAGCCGCTCGGAGTGCGACGCCAGCGTGACGCTGGGCGCGCGCAGCTTCCGCCTGCCGGTGGTGCCGGCCAACATGAAGACTGTGGTCGACGAGCCGATCTGCCTCTGGCTCGCACAGAACGGTTATTTCTACGTGATGCACCGCTTCGACCTGGACAACGTGAAGTTCGTCAAGGAAATGCAGGGCGAAGGCGTGTTCGCCTCCATTTCGCTGGGCGTGAAGAAGCCCGACTACGACACGGTCGACCAGATGGTGGCCGAGGGCCTGGTGCCCGAATACATCACGATCGACATTGCGCACGGCCACGCCGACAGCGTGAAGAACATGATCGGCTACCTCAAGCAGAAGCTGCCGGGTTCCTTCGTGATCGCCGGCAATGTGGGCACGCCCGAAGCCGTGATCGACCTGGAGAACTGGGGCGCCGATGCCACCAAGGTCGGCATCGGCCCGGGCAAGGTCTGCATCACCAAGCTCAAGACCGGCTTCGGCACCGGCGGCTGGCAGCTCAGCGCGCTCAAGTGGTGCGCGCGCGTGGCCACCAAGCCGATCATTGCGGACGGCGGCATTCGCGACCACGGCGACATTGCCAAGAGCGTGCGGTTCGGCGCGTCGATGGTGATGATCGGCTCGCTCTTCGCGGGGCACGAAGAATCGCCGGGCAAGACCGTCGAAGTCGACGGCGTGCTCTTCAAGGAGTACTACGGCTCGGCCAGCGACTTCAACAAGGGCGAGTACAAGCACGTCGAGGGCAAGCGCATCCTCGAGCCGATCAAGGGCAAGTTGGCCGAGACGCTGGTCGAGATGGAGCAGGACGTGCAGAGCTCCATCAGCTACGCGGGCGGCCGCGCGCTGATGGACATCCGCAAGGTCAACTACGTCACGCTGGGCGGCGACAACGCAGGCGAACACCTGCTGATGTGA
- a CDS encoding alpha/beta hydrolase: MASYEPAWLEGMYNNLARVKDHPAYFARWASDSAAAREALPGRIDVPYGKGVNETLDIFPAPVPDAPVLVFIHGGYWRAMDKRDHSFIAPAFNDRGVCVVMPNYALCPGTVEQPVTVPGILMQMVRALEWTWRNASSFGADPSRVTVAGHSAGGHMAAALLACAWKSVSPDLPAQLVRNALSISGLYDLRPLQRTPFLAHTLKLGDADALRASPALWPAPARGQLHAVVGGDESEEFIRHNALIREAWGRNTVPVCETLSGLNHFSIVDALADPAHWLHRHAAQLLEA, from the coding sequence ATGGCCTCGTACGAACCCGCCTGGCTGGAAGGCATGTACAACAATCTCGCGCGAGTGAAAGACCACCCCGCGTACTTCGCCCGATGGGCGAGCGATTCGGCAGCCGCGCGGGAGGCACTCCCGGGCCGGATCGACGTGCCCTACGGCAAGGGCGTCAACGAAACGCTCGACATCTTTCCCGCGCCCGTACCCGATGCGCCGGTGCTGGTGTTCATTCATGGCGGCTACTGGCGCGCCATGGACAAGCGCGACCATTCCTTCATTGCCCCTGCGTTCAACGACCGCGGCGTGTGCGTGGTCATGCCCAACTACGCGCTGTGCCCCGGAACGGTGGAGCAGCCCGTGACGGTGCCGGGCATCCTCATGCAGATGGTGCGTGCGCTCGAATGGACCTGGCGGAACGCATCGAGCTTCGGTGCGGACCCGTCGCGCGTCACCGTCGCGGGTCACTCGGCCGGCGGCCACATGGCGGCTGCGCTGCTGGCCTGCGCATGGAAGTCCGTCTCCCCCGACCTGCCGGCGCAGCTGGTGCGCAATGCGCTGTCGATTTCAGGTCTTTACGACCTTCGGCCATTGCAGCGCACGCCGTTCCTGGCGCACACGCTGAAGCTCGGCGATGCGGACGCGCTGCGCGCGAGCCCGGCACTGTGGCCGGCGCCCGCGCGCGGGCAACTCCATGCGGTGGTGGGAGGCGACGAAAGCGAGGAGTTCATTCGCCACAACGCGTTGATTCGCGAGGCCTGGGGCCGTAACACCGTGCCCGTGTGCGAGACGCTTTCCGGCCTGAATCACTTCAGCATCGTCGATGCGTTGGCCGACCCGGCCCACTGGCTGCACCGCCACGCGGCGCAACTCCTGGAAGCCTGA
- a CDS encoding sensor histidine kinase, whose protein sequence is MPATSFDPDCGTDSNLTADAVMVARMRLVLAISALLAIAVDAGEAQQHIGSPVWLAFAGYLVYSVGVYICTRMGQPYFQGKAIHWFDVLWFTLLTFVTGGVSSLYFLFYFFVILTSSFRWGYEEGARVTMASVASFVACSLGTGTGTDTYTPQLLMRTTFLLALGHMIGHWGGSKVELRRRLALLSQVSRLSNPRFGVNRTIAGMMQKTLAFFEASHCILLTRDTATSTWVMRTLRKSHAGESVSVETIGRASESPLTALEAERIVLNKRRPWPLNWLRAPSQACDPRTHHWLPLDEHGMHDSAAVGAMLEARSFMSAPLPMRLGEGRIYMSSQDGSFRRSDALFLAHIMGQVFPVIETIEVLDRMASDAASKERLKISLDLHDTAIQPYIGLKLGLSALRKKATADNPLIDDLENLANMAEGVVADLRRYAGSVKHGADNQCEFILPHLHRQAARIKTLYGIDIAILLEGNVHLDDRMTAEVLQLVREGLNNICKHTHAHRGCIRIGCTDGKLQIQIENEASDEKFAAFRPRSISERAAALGGRAQVSQGADGATAVLVEIPI, encoded by the coding sequence GTGCCAGCCACCTCCTTCGACCCGGATTGCGGGACCGACTCCAACCTGACCGCCGACGCGGTCATGGTGGCAAGGATGCGCCTGGTGCTGGCGATCTCCGCCTTGCTGGCGATCGCGGTTGACGCCGGCGAAGCGCAGCAGCACATCGGCAGCCCCGTTTGGCTGGCTTTCGCCGGCTACCTGGTCTACAGCGTCGGCGTGTACATCTGCACGCGCATGGGCCAGCCGTATTTCCAGGGCAAGGCCATCCATTGGTTCGACGTGCTGTGGTTCACGCTGCTCACCTTCGTGACAGGCGGCGTTTCCAGTCTCTACTTTCTCTTCTACTTCTTCGTCATTCTCACATCGTCGTTCCGCTGGGGCTACGAAGAAGGCGCCCGGGTGACCATGGCGTCGGTTGCCTCGTTCGTCGCCTGCAGCCTCGGCACGGGCACCGGCACCGACACCTACACGCCGCAGTTGCTCATGCGCACCACCTTCCTGCTTGCGCTGGGACACATGATCGGGCATTGGGGCGGATCGAAGGTCGAGCTGCGGCGGCGCCTCGCTCTGCTGAGCCAGGTGAGCCGCCTGTCGAACCCCCGGTTCGGCGTGAACCGCACCATCGCAGGCATGATGCAAAAGACTCTGGCCTTTTTCGAAGCCAGCCACTGCATCCTCCTGACACGCGACACGGCAACCAGCACCTGGGTCATGCGCACGCTCCGGAAAAGCCATGCGGGCGAATCCGTCAGTGTCGAGACGATCGGCCGCGCCTCGGAATCGCCGCTCACGGCGCTGGAGGCCGAGCGGATCGTGCTGAACAAGCGCCGGCCCTGGCCGCTGAACTGGCTGCGCGCGCCAAGCCAAGCTTGCGACCCTCGCACGCACCACTGGCTCCCTCTGGACGAGCATGGCATGCATGACAGCGCGGCGGTTGGGGCAATGCTCGAGGCTCGTTCCTTCATGAGCGCACCGCTGCCCATGCGACTGGGAGAGGGGCGGATCTATATGTCGTCCCAGGACGGATCGTTTCGCCGTTCCGACGCGCTGTTCCTGGCGCACATCATGGGCCAGGTCTTCCCCGTCATCGAGACCATCGAAGTGCTGGACCGGATGGCTTCGGATGCAGCCTCGAAGGAGCGCCTGAAGATTTCGCTCGACTTGCACGACACGGCGATCCAGCCGTATATCGGCCTCAAGCTGGGGCTGAGCGCCTTGCGCAAGAAGGCGACGGCCGACAACCCGTTGATCGACGACCTCGAAAACCTGGCCAACATGGCCGAAGGCGTGGTTGCCGACCTGCGGCGCTATGCGGGTTCGGTCAAGCATGGCGCCGACAACCAGTGCGAGTTCATTCTTCCGCACCTGCACCGGCAGGCGGCCCGGATCAAGACGCTCTACGGCATCGATATTGCCATCCTGCTCGAAGGAAACGTCCACCTCGACGACCGGATGACGGCCGAAGTGCTCCAGCTGGTTCGCGAGGGATTGAACAACATCTGCAAGCACACCCATGCCCATCGCGGTTGCATCCGCATCGGCTGCACGGACGGCAAGCTGCAGATCCAGATCGAGAACGAGGCCTCGGACGAGAAGTTCGCGGCTTTCCGTCCACGCTCGATCAGCGAGCGCGCGGCCGCCCTGGGCGGGCGTGCGCAGGTCAGTCAGGGCGCGGACGGCGCAACGGCGGTTTTGGTCGAGATACCCATCTGA
- a CDS encoding response regulator, giving the protein MQPSTTTQPIGVMLVDDHQTMLWGLSKLIDGEQPRMKVVATANCCEDALERTGHVVPDVIVLDLDLGGRCALDILPALLSNDVSRALVLTGERRQQTLDLAVLRGARGVLSKDASAEQVLDAIERVHKGELCIDAQAMGRVFSELTSPKKPVKADPEAARLASLTQKERQIICAVVQGSGAANKTLASRLFVTEHTFRNHLTSIYQKLDVANRLELYIYAVKHQLDAAAH; this is encoded by the coding sequence ATGCAACCCAGCACCACCACGCAACCGATCGGCGTCATGCTCGTGGACGATCACCAGACCATGCTGTGGGGCCTATCGAAACTGATCGACGGCGAGCAGCCGCGCATGAAGGTTGTCGCCACGGCAAACTGCTGCGAGGACGCGCTGGAACGAACCGGGCACGTCGTGCCCGACGTGATCGTTCTCGACCTGGACCTGGGCGGCCGATGCGCCCTGGACATTCTTCCCGCGCTGCTTTCGAACGATGTGTCGCGTGCGCTCGTCCTCACGGGCGAGCGCAGGCAGCAGACGCTGGATCTCGCCGTGCTGCGCGGCGCAAGAGGCGTGTTGAGCAAGGACGCTTCCGCCGAGCAGGTGCTCGATGCAATCGAGCGCGTGCACAAGGGCGAGCTGTGCATCGACGCGCAGGCCATGGGGCGCGTCTTCTCCGAGCTGACATCGCCGAAGAAGCCCGTGAAGGCAGACCCCGAAGCAGCCAGGCTGGCCAGCCTGACGCAAAAGGAGCGGCAGATCATTTGCGCCGTCGTACAGGGCAGCGGCGCCGCGAACAAGACGCTGGCCTCGCGGCTGTTCGTGACCGAGCACACGTTCCGCAATCACCTCACCTCGATCTACCAGAAGCTCGACGTGGCAAACCGGCTCGAGCTGTATATCTACGCCGTCAAGCACCAGCTCGACGCCGCGGCCCATTGA
- a CDS encoding type II secretion system F family protein, with protein MLFPILVFVTVSLAIGGFAVWVLPTRTEQRLRAVAPSSGKSAWAETAVKVVGSFAQLSSPTGEGETSPLRLKFLNAGIRHPDASLFYFGLKTLLPLGLAGLAFVAIRAAGADEGLTTLLWLAVAALFGCYLPNIVLRMTIKSRQREIFENFPDAADLMLVCVEAGLGLDAALVKVTEEIRVKSEALAQELHWTNLEMRAGGTREKSLRNLALRTGVEEIGTFATMLTQADRFGTSIGESLRVFSDDLRHKRQVRAEELAAKVPTKMLLPLVLCIFPCISAVILTPAAIRMVRIIGPMLGGGS; from the coding sequence ATGCTGTTTCCTATCCTCGTGTTTGTTACCGTGTCCCTCGCCATCGGCGGATTCGCGGTCTGGGTGCTGCCCACGCGCACCGAACAGCGCCTGCGGGCGGTGGCTCCTTCATCGGGCAAGTCGGCCTGGGCCGAAACGGCCGTCAAGGTCGTCGGCTCCTTCGCGCAGCTGTCATCGCCTACGGGCGAGGGCGAAACATCGCCGCTGCGCCTGAAATTCCTCAACGCAGGCATCCGCCACCCGGACGCGAGCCTCTTCTACTTCGGCTTGAAGACGCTGCTGCCGCTGGGCTTGGCGGGCCTGGCCTTCGTCGCGATACGCGCGGCCGGAGCGGACGAGGGATTGACGACCCTGCTGTGGCTCGCGGTGGCGGCGCTGTTCGGCTGCTACCTGCCCAACATCGTGCTGCGTATGACGATCAAAAGCCGCCAACGTGAAATCTTCGAGAACTTCCCCGACGCCGCCGACCTGATGCTGGTCTGCGTCGAGGCGGGGCTCGGGCTCGATGCCGCCCTGGTCAAGGTCACTGAAGAAATCCGTGTCAAGAGCGAGGCCCTGGCGCAGGAACTGCACTGGACCAATCTCGAGATGCGCGCGGGCGGCACGCGCGAGAAGTCGCTGCGGAACCTCGCGCTGCGCACCGGCGTGGAGGAAATCGGAACCTTCGCCACCATGCTGACCCAGGCCGACCGGTTCGGCACCAGCATCGGCGAATCGCTGCGTGTGTTCTCGGACGATCTGCGCCACAAGCGTCAGGTTCGCGCGGAAGAGCTGGCGGCCAAGGTTCCGACCAAGATGCTGCTGCCACTGGTGCTGTGCATCTTTCCGTGCATCTCGGCGGTCATCCTCACGCCGGCGGCCATCCGAATGGTCCGCATCATCGGGCCGATGCTCGGTGGCGGAAGCTGA